The following nucleotide sequence is from Atribacterota bacterium.
CTTTCAAACAATTTATCATATTTTCTAGTCACAATTTTTAATGTTTCAGCAAATGATTTTTTTTCTGAATCATGCAAATCAACAATAGAGCCTATGTGACGTTTTGGCAAAATATGAATTTCATAAGGAAACCTGGCATAATAAGGAACAAGGGCCAAAAAAGAGTCATTTTGAAAAATAAGCCGCTTTTCAAGTCGTGTTTCTTCCTTAAGAATATCACATAGCATACATTTATGATTTTTACTATTATAATCTTTCATATTTTTAAGCTTTTTATCCACTCTCAAAGGTAAAAAAGGGAAGGCATATAATTGACCGTGTGGATGGGAAAGAGTTGCTCCAACTTCCTCTCCTTTATTTTCAAAAATAAAAATATATTTTATCATTGGATTACTGTATAATTCAATAATTCTATCTTCCCAAACTTCGATCAGATTCTCTATTTGCAGTAAAGACATTTCAGCTAAAGAGCTTTTATGTACAGAGGTGTACATAATCACTTCACAGACACCTTTAGAGGGTTTGTTCTTTAAAAGAGGTGAGCCAGAATTTAACGGGGGAGAGGGATTTTTGACAAGAGCAGGAAATCTGTTTTCAAAGACCGCCAGGTCATAGTTCTGCTCAAGCTCTATATTACCTGGACATAAAGGGCAACCTTCATATTCAGAATGTATTGGCCTATCTTTACGACTGGAAGAAATCATCACCCATTCGCCGGTCATGGGATTGAAGCGAAGCTCCTGCATCTTTCTTCCTTTCTTTTCTTTTAATTAAATAATAATACACTATTCTTCCGTCATCTTTAATTTTTTTTATTTTTTG
It contains:
- the galT gene encoding galactose-1-phosphate uridylyltransferase, which produces MTGEWVMISSSRKDRPIHSEYEGCPLCPGNIELEQNYDLAVFENRFPALVKNPSPPLNSGSPLLKNKPSKGVCEVIMYTSVHKSSLAEMSLLQIENLIEVWEDRIIELYSNPMIKYIFIFENKGEEVGATLSHPHGQLYAFPFLPLRVDKKLKNMKDYNSKNHKCMLCDILKEETRLEKRLIFQNDSFLALVPYYARFPYEIHILPKRHIGSIVDLHDSEKKSFAETLKIVTRKYDKLFE